In the genome of Rhizobium etli 8C-3, one region contains:
- a CDS encoding VOC family protein: MLTQIKGLHHVTSMAASAQENSDFFTKTLGLRRVKKTVNFDDPEVYHLYYGDEIGTPGSVMTYFPFPHIAKGRQGAGEVGETAFAVAKDALGYWRERLVSHAVTGLSEHELGGEKCLRFKGPDGDAFSLVEVDGDARPGWASVEIDADKAIKGFRGASLRLRDPGATRELLSFMGYQEVDRKGDWSRYTVSGGNGADIIDLDIAPAAVLARIGAGSVHHIAFAVEDRAAQLEVRKSLIDTGYQVTPVIDRDYFWAIYFRTPGGVLFEIATNEPGFDRDEDTAHLGEALKLPTRYEPYRDQISRHLEPIRD; this comes from the coding sequence ATGCTCACACAGATCAAAGGCCTTCATCACGTCACCTCGATGGCCGCCAGCGCCCAGGAGAACAGCGACTTCTTCACCAAGACGCTCGGCCTGCGCCGCGTAAAGAAGACAGTGAATTTCGATGACCCTGAGGTGTATCACCTTTATTACGGCGACGAGATCGGCACGCCGGGCTCGGTGATGACCTATTTCCCGTTTCCCCATATCGCCAAGGGACGTCAGGGTGCCGGCGAAGTCGGCGAGACCGCTTTCGCCGTCGCTAAGGACGCGCTCGGCTACTGGAGGGAACGACTCGTCTCGCACGCCGTCACGGGGCTGTCGGAGCACGAACTCGGCGGTGAAAAGTGCCTTCGCTTCAAGGGTCCCGACGGCGATGCCTTTTCGCTGGTCGAAGTCGATGGTGATGCTCGCCCCGGCTGGGCGAGCGTAGAGATCGACGCGGACAAGGCTATCAAGGGTTTCCGCGGCGCAAGTCTGCGCCTTAGGGATCCGGGCGCGACGCGGGAACTGCTCAGCTTCATGGGTTACCAGGAGGTGGATCGCAAAGGCGATTGGTCGCGCTACACCGTTAGCGGTGGCAACGGTGCCGACATCATCGACCTGGATATCGCCCCCGCGGCCGTTCTCGCCCGCATCGGCGCCGGATCGGTACATCACATCGCCTTCGCCGTGGAGGATCGGGCAGCTCAGCTCGAAGTTCGCAAGTCCCTGATCGACACCGGCTATCAGGTCACGCCTGTTATAGATCGCGACTACTTCTGGGCGATCTACTTCCGCACGCCCGGCGGCGTGCTGTTCGAAATCGCGACCAACGAGCCGGGATTTGACCGCGATGAAGACACCGCGCACCTCGGTGAAGCCCTGAAGCTTCCCACGCGCTACGAGCCTTATCGCGACCAGATCTCACGGCATCTCGAGCCTATCAGGGACTAA
- a CDS encoding alpha/beta hydrolase: MTISSYQALVRAPRGNAPIVFAFHGTGGDEYQFAELVGQILPDAGLISPRGDVPEFETLRFFRRTSEGSYDMQDLARRTEKMIGFIAAHKAENPGREIYGLGYSNGANILASVLFREPQLFDRAALLHPLIPWIPADNPQLRERSVLITAGQHDPICPLPLTERLVDYFAAQKARVEACYHSGGHEIRTEELGPLYSFLTWRKTGAADLGRRNNR, encoded by the coding sequence ATGACGATCTCATCCTATCAGGCGCTCGTAAGAGCGCCGCGAGGCAACGCGCCCATCGTCTTCGCATTTCACGGCACGGGTGGAGACGAATATCAATTCGCTGAGCTGGTCGGGCAAATTTTGCCGGACGCGGGGCTGATTTCCCCGCGTGGGGACGTCCCGGAGTTTGAGACTTTGCGCTTCTTTCGCCGAACGAGCGAAGGCTCCTACGACATGCAGGATCTGGCGAGACGAACAGAAAAGATGATCGGTTTCATTGCTGCCCACAAGGCAGAAAATCCGGGGAGGGAAATATACGGGCTTGGTTATTCAAACGGAGCAAACATCCTTGCGTCAGTTCTGTTCAGAGAGCCACAGCTTTTTGATCGAGCCGCCCTGCTCCATCCGCTCATCCCTTGGATCCCCGCAGATAACCCACAGTTGAGAGAGCGCTCAGTCCTCATTACCGCTGGCCAACACGACCCGATCTGCCCCCTCCCGCTGACAGAGCGACTGGTTGACTATTTCGCGGCACAGAAGGCTCGCGTAGAGGCATGCTACCATTCTGGGGGGCATGAGATACGAACTGAGGAGTTGGGCCCATTGTACTCGTTCCTAACCTGGAGGAAGACGGGTGCGGCCGACCTCGGCCGCAGAAACAACCGCTAG